A window from Staphylococcus succinus encodes these proteins:
- the mecA gene encoding adaptor protein MecA, with the protein MRIERVDDTTVKLFITYSDIEARGFKREDLWTNRKRGEEFFWNMMEEINEEEDFVVEGPLWIQVHAFEKGVEVTISKSKNEDLINMSDDDNEQLDYQVNDLLSQTFDQEDSLEDLFEQRQQQKENAQQQEHNERKQQNTRTVIVKFNDLEEVIDYAHHNNQKTDEFEDLLYSLNNIYYYAIHFDESVDQEAINDSYSQLLEFAYPTDKSEVYLNDYAKIIMSHNVASQVRRYFPSTTE; encoded by the coding sequence ATGAGAATAGAGCGTGTTGACGATACTACTGTTAAATTATTTATAACATATAGTGATATTGAGGCTAGAGGATTTAAACGTGAAGATTTGTGGACAAATCGTAAACGTGGGGAAGAATTCTTTTGGAATATGATGGAAGAAATCAACGAAGAAGAAGATTTTGTTGTTGAAGGACCACTTTGGATTCAAGTGCATGCGTTTGAAAAAGGCGTGGAAGTAACGATATCTAAATCTAAAAACGAAGATCTTATTAATATGTCAGATGACGATAATGAACAACTTGATTATCAAGTCAATGATTTGTTGTCACAAACTTTTGATCAAGAAGATAGTTTAGAAGATTTATTTGAACAACGCCAACAGCAAAAAGAGAATGCACAACAACAAGAGCATAACGAACGTAAGCAACAAAATACGCGCACAGTTATTGTTAAATTCAATGATTTAGAAGAAGTTATTGATTATGCACATCACAACAATCAAAAAACTGATGAATTTGAAGATTTATTATATAGTCTTAATAATATTTATTATTATGCTATTCACTTTGATGAATCCGTAGATCAAGAAGCAATTAATGATAGCTATAGTCAATTACTTGAGTTCGCATATCCTACTGACAAATCAGAAGTATATTTAAACGACTATGCTAAAATTATTATGAGCCATAATGTAGCATCACAAGTACGTCGTTATTTTCCAAGTACCACAGAATAA